In Apium graveolens cultivar Ventura chromosome 10, ASM990537v1, whole genome shotgun sequence, the following are encoded in one genomic region:
- the LOC141690360 gene encoding serine/threonine-protein kinase 52 produces the protein MKEGNDGFVRADQIDLKSLDEQLERHLNRVWTMENNTRKQDQLSSSFNAVSTAVTPTVVAATSAAPARQRQEWEIDPAKLIIKTVLARGTFGTVHRGIYDGLDVAVKLLDWGEEGHRTEAEIQSLRAAFTQEVAVWHKLDHPNVTKFIGATMGSSGLKLQSEGGPIGMPSNICCVVVEYLPGGALKSYLIKNRRKKLAFKVVVQMALDLARGLSYLHSQKIVHRDVKTENMLLDKSRTVKIADFGVARVEASNPNDMTGETGTLGYMAPEVLNGNPYNRKCDVYSFGICLWEIYCCDMPYPDLSFSEVTSAVVRQNLRPDIPRCCPSSLANVMKRCWDANPDRRPEMDEVVTMIEAIDTSKGGGMIPGDQPQGCLCFRSHRGP, from the exons ATGAAGGAGGGAAATGATGGATTTGTACGTGCAGATCAGATTGATCTTAAGAGCTTGGATGAACAACTTGAGAGACATCTCAACCGTGTTTGGACTATGGAGAACAATACTAGAAAGCAAGATCAACTTTCTTCTAGCTTCAACGCTGTCTCCACCGCTGTCACTCCCACCGTCGTTGCTGCCACTTCCGCCGCCCCCGCTAGGCAGAGACAGGAGTGGGAGATCGATCCTGCTAAGCTTATTATCAAAACCGTTCTCGCTCGTGGCACTTTTGGCACTGTTCATCGTGGCATCTATGATGGCCTCGATGTTGCAG TCAAACTGCTGGACTGGGGAGAAGAGGGCCACAGAACAGAAGCTGAAATACAATCTTTGAGGGCTGCATTTACACAAGAAGTTGCAGTTTGGCATAAACTTGACCATCCTAATGTTACTAAG TTCATAGGGGCAACAATGGGATCTTCGGGGCTAAAATTACAAAGCGAAGGAGGACCAATCGGAATGCCAAGTAATATATGTTGTGTTGTTGTTGAGTATCTTCCTGGTGGTGCCTTGAAATCTTATCTAATAAAGAACAGGAGGAAAAAACTAGCATTCAAAGTTGTTGTACAAATGGCACTTGATTTGGCAAGAGG GTTAAGTTATCTCCATTCTCAGAAAATTGTACACAGAGATGTAAAAACTGAGAACATGTTACTGGACAAGTCACGCACAGTGAAAATAGCTGATTTTGGAGTTGCTCGTGTTGAGGCTTCTAATCCGAACGACATGACTGGGGAGACTGGGACACTTGGTTATATGGCTCCCGAG GTTCTTAACGGAAATCCTTATAATAGAAAGTGTGACGTTTATAGTTTTGGCATTTGTTTATGGGAGATTTATTGCTGCGATATGCCTTATCCTGACCTAAGTTTTTCAGAAGTAACCTCGGCTGTGGTTCGCCAG AACCTACGACCGGATATACCCAGGTGTTGTCCAAGTTCATTGGCAAATGTGATGAAGCGATGCTGGGATGCTAACCCTGACAGAAGACCTGAAATGGATGAGGTTGTCACTATGATAGAGGCTATTGACACATCAAAAGGTGGTGGTATGATTCCTGGTGATCAACCTCAAGGCTGCCTCTGTTTCCGTAGCCACAGAGGTCCCTGA